A window of Paenibacillus sp. 19GGS1-52 contains these coding sequences:
- a CDS encoding GntR family transcriptional regulator, translating to MQIIISNSSKEPIYEQITQQIKSLILTGELPKSTVIPSMRNLAKDLQISVITTKRAYDELEKEGFIYSIVGKGSFVAEQSPDMIREKKQQVIEEQLAMVIANCKAIGLSLSDLQQLTKILYEE from the coding sequence ATGCAAATTATTATTTCTAATAGTTCCAAGGAGCCGATTTACGAACAAATCACTCAGCAAATTAAATCACTAATTCTAACAGGAGAATTGCCCAAAAGTACAGTAATTCCTTCAATGCGAAATCTGGCCAAGGACTTGCAAATCAGTGTCATCACCACAAAACGGGCCTATGATGAACTGGAGAAAGAAGGATTTATCTATTCGATTGTGGGGAAAGGATCGTTTGTAGCAGAACAGAGCCCAGACATGATTAGAGAGAAGAAGCAACAGGTCATCGAAGAACAATTAGCTATGGTCATCGCTAACTGCAAGGCGATCGGACTTTCCCTTTCGGATTTGCAGCAATTAACCAAAATTTTATATGAGGAGTAA
- a CDS encoding ABC transporter ATP-binding protein has product MEYVMELNNVTKRFKGFSVEDMNLKIQRGFVTGFIGANGAGKSTTIKMIMNLLKPDDGSIQVFGQGYDRHEKAIKERIGFVYDSNVFFEGLSLKDIKRIVAPAYKHWDDECFKRYIEQFELPLNKAIKTFSKGMKMKASLAIALSHDAELIIMDEPTAGLDPVFRRELLDLLQEIMLDGKRTLFFSTHITTDLDRIADYITFIRNGRLVFNQSIHDIADNYALVKGRIDHLDRDTEQAFLHIRRTSTGFEALTDNRSSIREIFGDHVVIEKANLEDIMYHLKGDTKHA; this is encoded by the coding sequence ATGGAGTATGTGATGGAATTGAATAACGTAACTAAGCGCTTCAAGGGGTTTTCCGTTGAGGATATGAATTTGAAAATCCAACGAGGTTTTGTAACAGGTTTTATTGGCGCCAATGGAGCGGGCAAATCGACAACAATTAAAATGATCATGAATCTGCTCAAACCAGATGATGGAAGCATCCAGGTTTTTGGACAAGGTTATGATCGGCATGAGAAGGCGATTAAGGAGCGTATCGGCTTTGTCTATGACAGCAACGTCTTTTTCGAAGGTCTTAGTCTAAAGGATATTAAACGGATCGTTGCACCGGCGTACAAGCATTGGGACGATGAGTGTTTCAAACGATATATTGAGCAGTTTGAGCTGCCGCTGAACAAAGCGATTAAGACGTTCTCTAAGGGGATGAAGATGAAGGCTTCATTGGCCATTGCCCTGTCGCATGATGCGGAACTGATTATTATGGACGAGCCTACTGCTGGTTTAGACCCTGTTTTTAGACGCGAGTTGTTGGATCTGCTACAAGAAATCATGCTCGACGGCAAACGAACGCTGTTCTTTTCCACTCACATTACAACTGATCTGGATCGCATTGCGGATTACATTACTTTCATACGGAACGGCCGCCTAGTTTTTAATCAGTCGATTCATGATATAGCTGACAACTATGCACTCGTTAAAGGGAGAATTGACCACCTGGATCGGGATACGGAGCAAGCATTCCTTCATATCCGCCGCACATCAACCGGCTTTGAAGCTTTAACGGATAATCGATCATCCATCCGGGAAATATTCGGCGATCACGTTGTGATAGAAAAAGCCAATTTGGAAGATATTATGTATCATTTAAAGGGGGATACGAAGCATGCTTAA
- a CDS encoding ABC-2 transporter permease: MLNLIRRDVILQKKQLMIFIPYILVFIVLGTPAILTYLVACIFIPLNAYAYDEKVETNILLNSLPYTRTEIIASRYLGAIVYMVASIGITSLALLVLDKTFTWADIAIAGGLFLLFAAFTFPLFQLLKPGYISTVILVSFVLIALIFKRLSDSLTQYVTAISEFINRFSIPNLYVGIALIVTGLYVISWLMTTIIYKRKAF, encoded by the coding sequence ATGCTTAACCTGATCAGACGAGATGTCATTTTGCAGAAAAAACAACTGATGATCTTCATCCCCTATATTCTGGTCTTTATTGTATTGGGAACTCCGGCTATTCTAACCTATTTGGTGGCCTGTATCTTCATTCCGCTCAACGCCTATGCTTACGATGAAAAAGTAGAGACCAATATCTTGTTGAATTCTTTGCCGTATACGCGAACAGAGATTATCGCTTCCCGATATTTGGGAGCAATTGTGTATATGGTGGCCTCTATCGGCATAACCAGTCTGGCCTTGTTGGTACTTGACAAAACCTTTACCTGGGCAGATATCGCTATAGCGGGCGGTTTGTTTCTTCTATTTGCCGCGTTTACTTTCCCATTGTTCCAGCTCCTGAAACCGGGTTATATTTCAACTGTTATACTCGTTAGTTTTGTTCTCATTGCGCTTATTTTTAAGCGTCTATCCGATTCCTTGACCCAATATGTAACGGCTATTTCGGAGTTCATCAATCGATTTTCAATCCCGAATTTGTATGTGGGAATAGCTTTGATTGTTACGGGCCTCTATGTGATTTCTTGGCTGATGACTACAATCATTTATAAGCGAAAAGCTTTTTAA
- a CDS encoding AraC family transcriptional regulator — MDWLNRMNCAMEYIETNLADNISYDKIAQIACCSTYHFQRMFPFITGVSLSEYIRRRRLTLTAFELQTTDTKVIDVALKYGYDSPEAFARAFKNLHGVIPVSARDKGVSLKAYPRMSFHISIKGDAEMNYRIEQRGSFEMFGVYGLINSDQKTAFSEVPQFRKKCDDDGSVDLMNELLGRFGDTVLHAALYDHTKESFKYMVCYNLPKGLELPERFTKISVPALTWAIFPEPQCDLQKLWVRIYSEWFPTSEYEQVEGPSFEMYYGMAVNVTGEIWIPIKKK; from the coding sequence ATGGATTGGCTGAACAGGATGAATTGCGCCATGGAATACATCGAAACAAATTTGGCGGACAATATCTCATATGACAAAATTGCACAGATAGCCTGTTGCTCTACTTATCATTTTCAACGAATGTTTCCGTTTATTACGGGAGTATCGTTATCGGAGTACATTCGACGCCGACGCTTAACATTGACGGCTTTTGAGCTGCAGACAACGGATACAAAGGTTATTGATGTAGCTTTGAAGTATGGATACGACTCACCGGAAGCGTTCGCACGGGCGTTTAAGAACCTGCATGGAGTTATCCCGGTATCAGCGCGCGATAAAGGCGTTTCTCTAAAAGCCTATCCTCGTATGTCCTTTCATATTTCAATAAAAGGAGATGCCGAGATGAATTACCGAATTGAACAAAGAGGATCTTTTGAAATGTTTGGAGTCTATGGTTTAATAAATTCGGACCAGAAAACAGCATTTTCTGAAGTTCCTCAATTCCGTAAAAAATGTGATGATGATGGAAGCGTTGATCTAATGAACGAATTGCTGGGACGTTTTGGTGACACCGTATTGCACGCTGCCTTATATGATCATACTAAAGAATCTTTCAAGTACATGGTATGTTACAATCTTCCAAAGGGACTTGAGTTGCCGGAGAGATTTACAAAAATTTCTGTACCGGCATTAACGTGGGCTATTTTCCCGGAGCCGCAATGTGATTTACAGAAACTATGGGTAAGAATATATTCTGAGTGGTTTCCGACATCTGAATATGAACAGGTTGAAGGCCCTAGTTTCGAAATGTATTATGGAATGGCAGTAAATGTTACTGGGGAGATTTGGATACCGATAAAGAAAAAATAA
- a CDS encoding transposase has translation MRTERSKIGDHRSITFLIIDDTCCKKDASTKHMEALDYHFAHDENKSMWSHCLVTAHVVTEGLSLAWDFQPYLREAYCQAHRLTFKSKNDLAIELLDSYPASENEQVYVLTDSWYTSKKFMDACNTKGFHLIAAVKTNRKIAPAGIRISMSKFASEHVRSTDLRSVTVEKQGRYRVYEYEGPVADMENVKVLLSWEDKFDPTQKPFCILCTDISLDSDTILSYYHVRWNIETGYRYFKERYWTLQYLVYNFLELQRKEWSTSDNILTLGDVVRRIRNEHFGQIIVYVYQQALDHKPLKEVLDDLKLSA, from the coding sequence ATCCGCACTGAACGGTCCAAGATCGGTGATCATCGATCCATTACGTTCCTGATCATTGACGACACTTGCTGTAAGAAAGATGCTTCCACAAAGCATATGGAAGCTCTAGATTACCACTTTGCTCACGATGAAAATAAAAGCATGTGGTCTCATTGCTTAGTGACTGCTCATGTTGTGACAGAAGGTCTGTCCCTTGCTTGGGATTTCCAACCTTACTTACGAGAAGCTTACTGCCAAGCGCATCGCCTTACATTCAAGAGCAAGAATGACTTGGCTATAGAGCTTTTAGATTCTTATCCTGCTAGCGAAAACGAACAGGTTTACGTACTAACTGACAGCTGGTACACAAGCAAGAAGTTCATGGATGCCTGTAACACCAAGGGATTTCATCTAATCGCTGCGGTCAAAACCAATCGTAAGATTGCACCTGCTGGCATTCGAATTTCGATGTCCAAGTTCGCCTCCGAACATGTCCGTTCCACTGATCTCCGCTCCGTTACGGTGGAGAAGCAAGGACGGTATCGGGTTTATGAATATGAAGGACCTGTAGCCGATATGGAGAACGTCAAGGTTTTGCTGTCTTGGGAAGATAAATTTGACCCTACACAGAAACCATTCTGTATCCTCTGCACGGATATTAGCCTGGATTCCGACACCATCCTGAGCTATTATCATGTTCGGTGGAACATCGAAACCGGCTATCGGTACTTCAAAGAGCGTTACTGGACTCTTCAATACTTGGTCTACAATTTCTTAGAACTACAGCGGAAGGAGTGGTCTACAAGTGATAACATCTTGACCTTGGGAGATGTGGTACGACGTATTCGGAATGAACATTTCGGACAAATCATCGTTTATGTCTACCAGCAAGCTTTGG